The genomic interval TCCATCCCTCTTATCACTGTTAACCCCTTCCATCTGCGAGCAACTATCCTCAGTTAACCCCATTTCTTCAAGTATTTTTTCATTCAACATCATAGGGATATTCTTCATTACCATATCCTTCTGTTTGCTGGTGGAAGGGCAAGCAACTATTCCCATCTGCTTCTGAAGTTTATCAAGAAGGTCCGAAGGAGTTTGCATGTCCCTCGAATCTCCTTGAGTATTCTGTAACACCTCTCCAGAAAGACAAGCAAACTCAGTAAGTATTTCATGATTCTTCTTTTTACTCCACAATCCTTTCTAACCCTTTAATCTCAATGAACTTCAATGCATATTTCACTTCTTTCTTCAAATCATCTTCCTTCTCAGATTTTCCTGGTGCCCTATTTGCAACGTTGCGACCCATGAGCACAcccaaaaattcaattttcaattctgTAATCTGAGACAACACTCGAACACTGCTGGAGGTTGGGGAGACACCTTCGTCCACCTTCAAAAGTGCAAATCCAGCAGCCAAGAACCAAGAAATCAATGGAAAATCCGAAGCAAGAAGACAAACCAGCCCTAGTACCGTGCATCCCTTAGAGAGGGaagagagcttctctctctaacacGATTCTCCAAATGGTTCGTTAATTCGGATTTTGTTTCTCACATTTCTGGGGGATACACCAAAGTCGGCAGTGTGTGAGTCACAGAGAGAGAGCAAGTTGAACCTGCTTCCGTGGTTCGTGAAGCTGAAGCAGCAAGTGAATGATGGGCAGAAGTCGACGACGACGATGAAAGTGAGACCACTGTAACGGCGAGCTACTCGAGCGAGAGAGTGATGGGCAAACAGCGAACTGGCGAAGGTACAGCAACACCGCGAGGCGAGGGTTGTCTTGTCACAGACTCACAAGGCTCCGTGAGCAAGCAATGGGCGGCAATCGACGACAGCGACGAAAAATTAGTTTACCACATTCCCACTTTGTTTCAAGTATGTTTATAATTATTATAGTTCCTGCTGGGTTTTAGGCTTTTAGCTAAATTATCTACCCTGAACCCATCCTATCTCTCACCACCACCTCAGCTGTGACTGCCATGTAACCATCCAATGCTGATGAAAACAAACTCCTGACACTTCTTTGACAAAGATTTACTAAGAAGAACAGAGAGTCACTTAGTCTTCCAATCAATGTTACCAAGAATGTGCAACGTTCTGGTTTGCAGGATTGAGGTATGGtacatgctctaaaatgtggacTGTTAGGGGTATACTTAAATAGATATTTTGGTGAAAAAAGTTCAATGGcatttgtatattttggagaggacCTTGAGGTGTTTTGAGTGTTTCTAAATGCAAAAGAGAATTTTCTATTGTGGAGCAGATTAATAATGATAGAAATAGACTTCATGTATGATGATACCTAACTTTTAACTAAAATAAGTTATGTGAAAAAGCATTGAATTAAGACTTTGGATCAATAGATTTAGCATTCTAGAATGAAAATGTATCACTTCTTGGAAAGTTCGTACCAATACGTGGTTTGCTAGGGTGCTAGCATTTTATGGTAACTATGCTCCCAATATCCGACCATAACACCCACCAGGCTCACAGCCGCACTCAGTTCATTGTCCAGCGTCTCCACCACAAGCAGTGAGGGAGACTGGGTGAGCCAGTGAGGGCCATAAGGTAGACGGCTGAAAATTTCTTGTGAGGTCTCGAtcaaaaggaaattaaaaggagttctTTCTGGTTTGAAAGTTGCAAGACCAAAACCCATAAAATTACCAATTAAGCCCACAAGAGGCAGGGTTCTGGttttttttgggggagggggAGGGACAGGGCAATAAAGTGAAAGCATGAAGGGAGAAATTTTTTGTTGGAAGCTTGGGGATTGTTCCCCCCACCGTGCGCGCGCGCGCTTCTGCCATGTCATCAAGCACATCAGCAGACTTGCCATATTGGCAGACCTGCCACTTCATTGTCCTGCCCATATGGTGAACTGCCCTGAATATTGGGCTGATTCAAACAAGATTCCtgttcatattattatttatttatttatttttaaaaggaacaTGGTCACAAATTAGGAATGCCTGTGTCATACTTTGGGCACAATATCAAGCCCTCTTACACCCATAGTGGTCAGAGGCGCGAGGCaagccgaggcgcaaagggtctttgaagtCGAGGTGCGAGGCGAAGGCGCgcgcctcacgaaggtgaggcgcacaattattaaaatggtgtaaaatatctatttggggtaatttatatatgaacatatgaatatctagtgatattagaatttaaaatgccaaaacattcaataaaaaaattggaaatttaataaatTGCCAAGACGAAGCCCAAAAgtatcaacaattcaacatagttcaacatcaaaagaaaagagtacaataaaagattccaaatataaaatctaaaaatcctcctcaatcatcactcatcactcatcatcaactaagtcggtgaagatatcatcatcttcctcttcatcatcagaactgttttctccaacatctttttcctcttccgtctcctctgcactatccacttggatttcatcctcatctacaagttccaacattgtggtccgACCCCTAGCACTGGTTGCACTACTAGATGAAGCCCTTCCTCTTCCTTTAGATGATGATGGCATatttgtacttattcttgatctagtgtgatgcggggggttatttagtccagcagctctagcaacagaatcccaagtcaaattatcatcttcaaacacaagttcatcatcctcatcagaatcaccatccatcctaccaatcaaccactcattactatcatcaatgtcctttaggaggatgggatcaatggtgtcacgttTGTCGTATCGACGACTCagagttcgattatatttcacaaataccaaatcattcaagcgttgctgggatagcctatttctccttttgctatgaagctgcaaaaagtttaaagtaatatggttaataatgattctaaaaagcagtagattggtagttcttgttcttaataattaatccatgatatactaatgacttacatgttgaaatatgctccaatttctttcgcagctggtagcactacacgtgaggctaagaattttcacagcaaacttttgcaagtttggagttgttgatccatatgccatccaccattgtgctgttataaaataaattttaaatgaatacctactaggtaaatagaaaaaataattttcaaaaatgaagagctagtacaaatgccactttacctagtgcttttgtcttcctttgtctcactgccaaactaattccaaagacgccactagcggcattgtatttttccaactcatttgaaactttatcttgcatttcaatagttggcagtaaccttccaatacatttgtacaaacccgacataatttcttcatcttgcaaaatgttggggtttgaatagaaaaattctggattcaagtagtgtgcagctgcatgcaacggttgatggagttgacatccccacctcgtatcaataatttcaaatgcctccttgaatttatcctctctctcaacaaaagccttagctatggcttccttagccctatccattgcttcataaatgtatcccattgcaggcttcttttccccatcaaccaaacggagtacacgaacaagtggacctgttaacttaagagcatatacgatggtactccaaaaagtaggcatcaaaacaatagtagctgctcttttgccagccgcctcctttgcccatttagtagtattccaatcttcagaagtaaacatcttcctcaagttgttcttttgaagatggattgaacgaagggtgatgaaggcagttgcaaatcttgtaactgcaggTCTTAGTAACTCCTTTCCTCCAGTGAATTGTCTCATCAAGTTGACAACACCAACACGATTATagatatagccattcaaaaaaattgcccttttcaaagttgcatgaattgaaggcatcttcccaatatcctccaaaattaaatcaatgcaatgagcagcacacggtgtccaatataaatgtggcctctttgcttccaacaatctccctgttgaaaaatcaaggaatgaagccattaaaatattaaaataaacaatatatacactatagaaagtagttctaaaaataagttcttacctgctgcaacatagtttgacgcattgtcagttaccacttgaatcacatttgattctccaatttcctcgaccatctcatcaagtaatctatacattctatctgcattcttgacaatattagaagcatcaatagacttgatgaatactgatccccttggagagttcactaaaaagttgattatgtccttattagcaactgaatctctccaaccatcagacataattgagcagccatattttgtccattcctccttatggaccttcaacaactctttcattcgactaacttcctcctttaggtaaggaactctcacttcatgatagctaagtggctttattccaggaccatattgtccaatcgattcaagtgccactgcaaagctgctcaaacgtacagcattaaatggtatcccagcatcatacatccacctagcaaaatctcccattgccttttttcttagttctttcttgcacgcttcatttattgatgtttgcttcatcttcccttctttcctagcttgaaccgctttctttggatcgggagtaaaaaacaagtttataggccccttctgttttggtttcttcaagttggattggtatgatCTTTTCCTTCCATCACTAGTAAACACTCTCTTGCCACGaatgtcaatttcttgaacttcatcttcttcatcttcaccgtaatgatctatatcatcaaagtcgggcaataactcattttcctccttttccatatctttcttcaacatatactctttAATCTCCTCACATCCATGAGCagggcacttagagcattctttcacatttcgaaatcctccgacaatgtgttgttttgcccgaaatattcttccccttgtgactttagcacaaaaattgcaagtcaaattatttctatttttttgatcctccaaatgtgcattcttccatgcgggatctttctttgccgaggcctcacatccagaactagaatccatttaagattttagacttggtatcccgtatcctaactgaaaaaacaatgcatcatatattttaaatttaagacttacataatgcatttccaaacaaattaaaaaacagtagctaaatttcaataaaaagaataaatattatgtattagttataatttataaacttaaattaattaaactaaatattataaattaacaaaacagtagctaaatttctgtaaaaaaaataaatattatgtattagttataatttgtaagcttacattaattaaacttaatattataaattaaaaaacagtagctaaatttctgtaaaaaaaaataaatattatgttattagttatgatttataagcttacattaattaaactaaatattataaattaaaaaacagtaagcttacatataaagaagaagaagaagaagaaaaagagcagGCAGCAGTCAGCAGTCAGCAGTCAGCAGTCAGCAGCACGCAGCAAGcatgcagcaggaagaagaagaagaagaagaagagaagagaagcagcaggcagcaggacgcaagcagcagcagcagcagcagaagaagaagaagaagagaagcagcaggcaacAGGATgcaagcagaagaagaagaagaagacttacaaagGTTCGAAGGCTTAAAGACGATCTCCAGCTGGTTCGAAATGTTGAAGGCGACGTGACGAACTCACGTCGTGCTCGAAGGCAGTCAGACGAACTCACGACTGCTTCGAAGGCAGGCAGACGAACTAGCGAGGGCTCCGGCTGGTTCGAAACAAAGTTGCGcaggtcgtgcttcttcaaaatgttgaagatgaactcacgatcctggtcGAAGCTCAAAGACGAAGTCGCGAAGGCTTccggctggttcaaaggctcgcaaacgaactcacgaagggctttGAAGGGTCGAAAGGGGCTAGGGCTCTGTTCGTTTGAGTCGAATGATGGATACGAGTCTGGCTTGGGCTATTTCTCTCGTTTAAATGGCTTAAAAAAACACAAGGCGCGCCTCACTGCGCCTCGTCTCACCTGGGGTCGCCTCTTGTAGGTCGCCTCGCCCCACCTGGTATGAAGCGCCAGACTCATcgcctcactgcgccttgcgcctagGAGGCGCGCTTTTAACTAATATGCTTACACCTTTGTCAAGTTTGGAGAAAATGTTTGCAAAATCTTCATTAATGGAAGATTCCTTGTCAACAGCAACGACAACAATAGcagcaagccttaagtcccactaagtggggttggctacatgaatcctttttcgccaattcacccgatccaaagcattttcctttattagatttagggctattaaatccttcctcactacctcattccaagtaattttaggcctacccctactccttttcatgctagaaaccataactaactcactcctcctcacaagtgCTCTACTAGGCTTGCATTTTAAATTCCCAAACCATCTcagtcgcccctcccttatcttgttttcaatcagtgctatgcctaaatttttGCGTAaatattcatttcttaatttcTCTTTTAATGGTAAATCACTCATTCATATTAGCATACACATCTCAACACTTTCATTATTTgtatatattgtttcttagttgcccaacattctgaaccataaagcatagctggccttatagccgtcttgtaaaactttccttttaattttaaggatattctacaatcacacaacacacctgacgcACTCCTCCACTTTACCCAACTTGTCTTAATTCTATGTGCTACATCTACTTTGATTTTTCACCTTGCATAATatatccaagatatctaaatctattagtgctattaatctctaGATTAtctagtttaatcttctctctgttTCTACTCCTTACAATACTGAAATTacgtttcatatattctattttattcctACTTATTCTAAACTCTTTAGATTCTAATGcagctctccaaagttctagcttagattccactttgctcctactatcatcaatcaacacgatatcatttgcaaacaacatataccatgggaTCTCatcttggatattcctagtaattgcatcaattactaaagtaaaaatataaggaCTTAAAGTGGAACCTTGATGAACACCTATTTAGATTGGGAACTCTCTAGAGTCTCCTCGTACGGTCTTGacactagtcactactctatcatacatatccttaatgaccttcgtatatctactgcaaactcctttcttttttaatacccaccaaagaacttcccgaGGCACTCTATCGTAAGCTTTCTATatatcaataaaaaccatatgcaagtccttcttctttttcctaaacttatccattaaacttcttaaatgataaatagcttctattgttgatctcccaggcattaaaccaaatttatttttatgaaatcttggtttctaatcttattctatgttcaataacccttttcccataattttatcatatgactcataatcttaattccacgatagttattacagttttgaatgtCACCTTTGTTTTTACACAGAGGTATtaacgtacttttcctccattcttctgacattttcttggtttttataacattattgaatagattagttaaccaaataattcctttatcccctaaacatttccaaacttcaattggtatgttatctggtcctatagatttcccacttttcatcttcttaatgccatcttaacttgaaggactctaattttacaaataaatctcttatttttaatcttctcttcatttgtcacttccaagttcaatctttcattttgattttcattgaacaacttatcaaagtattaAGACATTATAATTcttgtcctttatacattttacaaaacctaaatctttgcatATTCTTTCTCTAGCTCGAGCAAgtctataaatgtctttttcctcttcttttgtatctagctTAGTATgcaaagtatcataagctctatgtatAGCTTCATTGATAGTCCTCTTTGCATTTTTTCtcgcttctttatatttttcaagattttctatatttctacaattttgccatatcTTATACCAATTTATTTTTGTCTTAATGGCTTTCTGGACTTCtcgatcccaccaccaactctctttactacccaagtatcttcctttggactcacctaaaacctcttttgctatccttacaTTAGAATTCGCCGTtttattccaaacagtatttgcatcaaccttatcccctaTTGTTCAATCACActtttgttcattttatctttgaattttactatattatctcccttcaggTTCCAACTAGTCCacttgtgttgatttatgctactcattctcttccattctttaatatgtatatcaaatactaagactctatattgtgtagccaaactttcacttGGGATAgttttacaatccttacaagatagataGCCTCTAATCTTAATTAAAaggaaatctatttggcttttattgtcctcttgaaagttattaagtgttcttctctttttataaagcaagtatacaatataaccaaatcataagacatggcaaaatctaagattgtatcattggactcatttttatttccatatccatggcctccatgtatcctttCATACACTATATTATCCATcccaatgtgaccattcaaatcagctccaAATATGTCTTTTCAAACGTTGgaatcccttgtaaaatactatccatatcttacCAAAATTGTCTTTTTAGATTTTCTGCTGAGCCTTATTTggggagcatatgcactaatgatGTTCACTATCTCTAAGCCTAAAACTAACTTGATTgtaatgatcctatcccctattcttttaacgtctactacattatcttttaagtCTCTATCTATAATAATACCTaccccatttttatgtttctctttgccaatgtaccaaagtttaaatcctaatttttcaatttccctagctttctctcctacccattttgtctcttgaaggtagattaaattaattttccttctaaacattatttccataCATTTTTCCCGtaagagtccctatattccaagtacCTAATCATATCTTAGTTTCTTGCACTAACTTATTAACCCTCTCTCTTTTATACTAACCCAGTCTATTCACTTGATCTACTTGattttggtaagaattcatgataaaaaGATCTAACAAAGTTTGACGTTGGCtgttagctacctaacacaaccctgctCCTTTATTCGTGCTTGGGACCAGCTGTatgtacaaagaatttgtgttACACTGGTGAAGtacacgtttttttttttttaatttttcagaaaACTTATTTTCAAAGGCAGCTTTCTAAGTTACGccctacaactagtagaaactactcacacaatataatgcattcaatttttttttttttttaacatacaGTTTTGGGTGTGCATGCTAGCTAGACTAAAATCCACACAAtaatactttttgaaaaaaaataaaaaataaaaaataaattttgttatattcCAAGACTTGCAAATGAAAACACAAAAAACAAATACTAAGCCTACAAATCCTATACAAAAAATTACCATAGCTAAccatctattgaaaaaaaaaaaaaaattaatagcagtaataagaaaagaaataataagagaggagaagatctcacTGGTGGCTGAAACTAAAAAAGTGAAGACAACTGCTTGAAAAATACCCTTTGATGCTGGAAAATTGATGCTGGTAATGAGAATCAATTGAAGAATATTTAAGCAACCAGGaattgcaagaattcttcaatctaCCCAAATAGGAGTTGGGTCGGAAAATGAATCTAAAGTTTTGGGTCAACCAGGATTTGATTTTCTATGGCTTCGGCTGCCATATTCTCATCTTTTCCGCAGGAAATTTGATGTTGCTAAAGAAaatcaattgaaaaatatttaagcaACGAGAGATTGCAAGAATTtttcaatctaaattcaagattcaaaatccaagaatattgaagaaacaagatTTCTCGACCAATAAAATCTTTATTgctttttcatgattttatggcTAAAGAAACAAGAATCCTTGAATTTGTTTGGGTCTtttggagaaaagaaaagaaaggataggaaaagaaaggaaagcaaGGAAGTTCCTTGTCAACGCTTTCTAGAAATGGTATAACTCATACGCAACTTCATCTTGAATCCCACTCACAGCC from Malania oleifera isolate guangnan ecotype guangnan chromosome 9, ASM2987363v1, whole genome shotgun sequence carries:
- the LOC131164142 gene encoding uncharacterized protein LOC131164142, with amino-acid sequence MKQTSINEACKKELRKKAMGDFARWMYDAGIPFNAVRLSSFAVALESIGQYGPGIKPLSYHEVRVPYLKEEVSRMKELLKVHKEEWTKYGCSIMSDGWRDSVANKDIINFLVNSPRGSVFIKSIDASNIVKNADRMYRLLDEMVEEIGESNVIQVVTDNASNYVAAGRLLEAKRPHLYWTPCAAHCIDLILEDIGKMPSIHATLKRAIFLNGYIYNRVGVVNLMRQFTGGKELLRPAVTRFATAFITLRSIHLQKNNLRKMFTSEDWNTTKWAKEAAGKRAATIVLMPTFWSTIVYALKLTGPLVRVLRLVDGEKKPAMGYIYEAMDRAKEAIAKAFVEREDKFKEAFEIIDTRWGCQLHQPLHAAAHYLNPEFFYSNPNILQDEEIMSGLYKCIGRLLPTIEMQDKVSNELEKYNAASGVFGISLAVRQRKTKALAQWWMAYGSTTPNLQKFAVKILSLTCSATSCERNWSIFQHLHSKRRNRLSQQRLNDLVFVKYNRTLSRRYDKRDTIDPILLKDIDDSNEWLIGRMDGDSDEDDELVFEDDNLTWDSVARAAGLNNPPHHTRSRISTNMPSSSKGRGRASSSSATSARGRTTMLELVDEDEIQVDSAEETEEEKDVGENSSDDEEEDDDIFTDLVDDE